One genomic segment of Pongo pygmaeus isolate AG05252 chromosome 19, NHGRI_mPonPyg2-v2.0_pri, whole genome shotgun sequence includes these proteins:
- the IFI35 gene encoding interferon-induced 35 kDa protein, with amino-acid sequence MSAPLDAALRALQEEQARLKMRLQELQQLRKELGDSPKDKVPFSVPKIPLVFRGHTQQDPEVPKSLVSNLRIHCPLLAGSALITFDDPKVAEQVLQQKEHTINMEECRLRVQVQPLELPMVTTIQVSSQLSGQRVLVTGFPASLRLSEEELLDKLEIFFGKTRNGGGDVDVRELLQGSVMLGFARDGVAQRLCRIGQFIVPLGGQQVPLRVSPYVNVEIQKAEISSQPVPRSVLVLNIPDILDGPELHDVLEIHFQKPTRGGGEVEALTVIPQGQQGLAVFTSESG; translated from the exons GCCCTCCGCGCCCTTCAGGAGGAGCAGGCCAGACTCAAGATGAGGCTGCAGGAGCTGCAGCAGCTGAGAAAGGAGCTCGGGGACTCCCCCAAAGACAAG GTCCCATTTTCAGTGCCCAAGATCCCCCTGGTATTCCGAGGACACACCCAGCAGGACCCGGAAGTGCCTAAGTCTTTAGTTTCCAATTTGCGGATCCACTGCCCTCTGCTTGCGGGCTCTGCTCTGATCACCTTTGATGACCCCAAAG TGGCTGAGCAGGTGCTGCAACAAAAGGAGCACACGATCAACATGGAGGAGTGCCGGCTGCGGGTGCAGGTCCAGCCCTTGGAGCTGCCCATGGTCACCACCATCCAG GTGTCCAGCCAGTTGAGTGGCCAGAGGGTGTTGGTCACTGGATTTCCTGCTAGCCTCAGGCTGAGTGAGGAGGAGCTGCTGGACAAGCTAGAGATCTTCTTTGGCAAGACTAGGAACGGAGGTGGCGATGTGGATGTTCGGGAGCTGCTGCAAGGGAGTGTCATGCTGGGGTTTGCTAGGGATGGAG TGGCTCAGCGTCTATGCCGAATTGGCCAGTTCATAGTGCCACTGGGTGGGCAGCAGGTCCCTCTGAGAGTCTCTCCGTATGTGAATGTGGAGatccagaaggctgag ATCAGTTCGCAGCCAGTTCCCCGCTCGGTACTGGTGCTCAACATTCCTGATATCTTGGATGGCCCGGAGCTGCACGACGTCCTGGAGATCCACTTCCAGAAGCCCACCCGTGGGGGCGGGGAGGTAGAGGCCCTGACAGTCATACCCCAAGGACAGCAGGGCCTAGCAGTCTTCACCTCTGAGTCAGGCTAG